A single Blastopirellula retiformator DNA region contains:
- a CDS encoding phospholipase D family protein: MAKFLNTSATTYYLEELIKKCTGNLFLVSPFVKVAPRLRDLIVERAASGVDVRLVYGKTSLSAAEVDWLRGVDSIKTSYCENLHAKCYLTEAGGVITSLNLYEFSQVNNYEMGVYFSRRSDPEIFENAFEEIKRILRVSHAVDLTGDDEEGDLVLAEAVYEKLTTSKLAKQVGVSTESISKSLVESGYLELREGRQFITEAGKAAGGEFKFSKRFGPYFLWPPSVGEQLKNDAR; encoded by the coding sequence GTGGCGAAATTCTTGAATACGAGTGCGACAACGTATTACCTGGAAGAGTTGATCAAGAAGTGCACTGGCAATCTGTTCTTGGTCAGTCCCTTTGTGAAGGTCGCGCCTCGATTGCGCGACTTGATTGTTGAGCGAGCCGCATCTGGGGTCGATGTTCGTCTCGTCTATGGGAAGACCAGCTTGTCTGCGGCCGAGGTCGATTGGCTTCGCGGCGTCGATTCGATAAAGACAAGCTATTGCGAAAATCTGCATGCGAAGTGCTATCTAACTGAGGCTGGCGGCGTAATAACCAGCTTGAATCTCTATGAATTCAGTCAGGTGAACAACTACGAAATGGGCGTCTATTTCTCGCGACGATCCGACCCGGAAATCTTTGAAAACGCCTTTGAAGAAATCAAGCGAATTCTGCGCGTCTCGCATGCTGTCGATCTCACTGGAGATGACGAGGAAGGGGACCTGGTTTTGGCGGAAGCGGTCTACGAGAAATTGACGACGTCCAAGCTTGCGAAGCAGGTCGGCGTGAGCACTGAATCGATCTCGAAAAGCTTGGTCGAAAGCGGCTATCTTGAGCTGCGTGAAGGACGCCAATTTATCACTGAAGCCGGCAAGGCAGCCGGTGGTGAATTCAAGTTCAGCAAACGCTTTGGGCCATACTTTCTGTGGCCGCCGAGTGTCGGTGAGCAGTTGAAAAACGACGCCAGATAA
- a CDS encoding SGNH/GDSL hydrolase family protein: MIRSALCFAALLLFVGTATAASPQFPGQKSQYQGFDRFDFPVDGKQVTVVAPKAAAPGNPWLWHGEFFGHKTEPDVMLLKRGFHVVYMHVPNMLGSPTAVAHWNALYKELTEKYGLAKKPALTGLSRGGLYAYNWAAANPDKVACIYGDAPVCDIKSWPGGKGNGQGSAGEWKRAIEVYGFADEAEALAYDQNPIDKLAPLAKAGVPLLHVYGDADRVVPWDENTGVIAERYKKLGGDIQLIAKPGVDHHPHGLEDPTPIVDFIAKHASVEPTYQPQPAQRIVSRDGLGNVLKKLNAGEPVTIGYLGGSITAANGWRVKTREWFAEQFPKAEVKEIHAAIGGTGSDLGVFRVQQDALQYKPDLLFVEFSVNDGGAAPERIWKAMEGIVRQTWQANPETDICFVYTFKVGYEEPTREGLCSRAAGSMEMLAEHYGIPSVNFCPEVVKREGEGTLIFKSAKETADGVIRFSSDGVHPLDAGHELYAADVAAAVEQMKELPPVDHAAKLATPFVADNWESAKMIPLAPSMLKGNWEKLPETNSLQRSFGKRLGQIWHASEPGSELTFKFRGSLVQLYDLVGPNGGQVSITIDGQTRDKLLPRFDRYCTYHRLSLLKIAADLDPNEVHTVTIKLDAEQPDRQPVADRLKDPETELKSPKYTGTNLWIGQIQLPGDLVTE, translated from the coding sequence ATGATTCGATCCGCACTTTGTTTTGCCGCGCTACTATTGTTCGTCGGAACTGCGACCGCCGCATCTCCGCAGTTCCCCGGCCAAAAAAGCCAATACCAAGGTTTCGACCGCTTTGACTTTCCGGTCGACGGCAAGCAGGTAACCGTCGTCGCGCCCAAAGCGGCGGCGCCCGGCAATCCTTGGCTGTGGCATGGCGAGTTCTTCGGACACAAGACCGAGCCCGACGTGATGCTGCTCAAGCGTGGATTCCATGTCGTCTATATGCACGTGCCGAACATGCTCGGTTCGCCAACCGCCGTCGCCCACTGGAACGCCCTGTACAAGGAACTGACCGAGAAGTATGGCCTGGCCAAAAAGCCAGCGCTAACCGGATTGAGCCGTGGCGGACTGTACGCTTACAACTGGGCCGCCGCCAATCCTGACAAGGTTGCCTGCATTTATGGCGACGCCCCGGTTTGCGACATCAAAAGCTGGCCCGGCGGCAAAGGGAATGGGCAGGGGAGCGCCGGCGAGTGGAAGCGGGCGATCGAAGTCTATGGTTTCGCCGACGAAGCGGAAGCGCTCGCCTACGATCAAAACCCGATCGACAAGCTGGCCCCGCTCGCCAAGGCTGGCGTGCCGCTACTGCATGTTTATGGCGACGCCGATCGAGTCGTCCCCTGGGACGAAAACACCGGCGTCATCGCCGAGCGCTACAAGAAGCTAGGGGGCGACATCCAGCTGATCGCCAAACCGGGCGTCGACCATCATCCCCATGGCCTGGAAGATCCAACGCCGATCGTCGACTTCATCGCCAAACACGCGTCGGTCGAGCCGACCTACCAGCCGCAGCCAGCCCAGCGGATCGTCTCACGCGACGGTCTCGGTAATGTGCTGAAAAAGCTCAACGCCGGCGAGCCGGTCACGATCGGCTACCTGGGCGGATCGATCACGGCCGCCAATGGCTGGCGCGTAAAGACCCGCGAGTGGTTTGCCGAACAATTTCCCAAGGCCGAGGTGAAAGAAATCCACGCGGCGATCGGCGGCACCGGCAGCGACCTGGGGGTCTTCCGCGTGCAACAAGATGCACTGCAGTACAAACCCGATCTGCTGTTCGTCGAGTTCTCGGTCAATGACGGCGGCGCCGCGCCGGAGCGAATCTGGAAAGCGATGGAAGGGATCGTTCGTCAAACGTGGCAAGCGAACCCCGAGACCGACATCTGCTTCGTCTATACCTTCAAGGTTGGCTACGAAGAGCCGACTCGCGAAGGGCTCTGCTCGCGAGCCGCGGGTTCAATGGAGATGCTGGCCGAGCATTACGGCATTCCGTCGGTCAACTTCTGCCCAGAAGTGGTCAAGCGAGAAGGGGAGGGGACTCTCATCTTCAAGTCAGCCAAAGAAACTGCCGACGGAGTGATCCGCTTTTCGTCGGATGGCGTTCATCCGCTCGACGCCGGACATGAACTGTATGCGGCCGACGTCGCCGCCGCGGTTGAGCAGATGAAAGAGCTGCCGCCAGTCGATCACGCTGCGAAGCTGGCGACTCCCTTTGTCGCCGACAACTGGGAATCGGCGAAGATGATTCCGCTTGCCCCGTCGATGTTGAAGGGAAACTGGGAGAAGCTGCCGGAGACCAACTCCCTGCAGCGGAGCTTCGGCAAACGTCTGGGACAAATCTGGCATGCCAGCGAGCCGGGCAGCGAACTGACCTTCAAGTTCCGCGGATCGCTGGTGCAGCTGTACGACCTGGTTGGCCCCAACGGCGGACAAGTCAGCATCACCATCGACGGTCAGACCCGCGACAAGCTGCTTCCGCGGTTCGACAGATACTGCACTTACCATCGACTGTCGCTGCTCAAGATTGCGGCCGATCTCGATCCGAACGAAGTTCACACCGTGACGATCAAACTGGACGCCGAGCAGCCCGACCGCCAACCGGTCGCCGACCGCCTGAAGGATCCCGAAACCGAGCTGAAATCGCCGAAATACACCGGAACCAACCTCTGGATTGGCCAGATTCAGCTGCCGGGGGATCTCGTTACGGAGTAG
- a CDS encoding glycosyltransferase family 4 protein, translating to MRIAHVITRMIVGGAQENTLYNCQDLIRDFGDDVLLITGPSPGREGTLLDRTNHQVPVALAPHLVRNIYPWHDVRGYYELKKILRDFRPDVVHTHSAKGGMLGRLAATSLRVPAVIHTVHGAPFHPYQSAAARKFFIACERYAAKRCDKMICVADAMTDLMVDAQVAPREKFTTIYSGMEVEPFLQSGDWRNEMRQKLGYSEEHVVIGKIARLFHLKGHEFVLAAAKRVIEAVPNVRFLWIGDGLLHDKYVEEISAAGLTDHFQLAGLVPPTDIPKYCGAMDILVHASLREGLARALPQALLSGKPAVSFDVDGAREVVVTGETGELIPPKDVDQLADALIRLASDAALRQRLGEEGRRRAAQVFPHRHMTAEIRKTYEQVLADKS from the coding sequence ATGCGCATCGCGCACGTCATTACGCGCATGATCGTCGGCGGCGCGCAAGAGAATACGCTCTACAACTGCCAAGATCTGATCCGCGACTTCGGCGACGACGTTCTACTGATCACCGGTCCGTCGCCGGGCCGCGAAGGCACGCTGCTCGATCGAACCAATCACCAGGTTCCGGTTGCCCTGGCGCCACACTTGGTTCGCAACATCTATCCGTGGCATGACGTCCGCGGCTATTACGAACTCAAAAAGATCCTCCGCGATTTTCGCCCTGACGTTGTTCATACGCACAGTGCGAAAGGGGGCATGCTCGGTCGCCTTGCCGCAACGTCGCTGCGCGTGCCGGCGGTCATTCATACGGTTCATGGCGCGCCCTTTCATCCCTACCAATCAGCGGCGGCCCGCAAGTTCTTCATCGCCTGCGAGCGATACGCCGCCAAGCGGTGCGACAAGATGATCTGCGTCGCCGACGCCATGACCGACCTGATGGTCGACGCTCAGGTTGCGCCGCGGGAAAAGTTCACCACGATCTACAGCGGGATGGAAGTCGAGCCATTTCTGCAGTCAGGCGACTGGCGCAACGAAATGCGACAGAAGCTGGGCTACAGCGAAGAGCATGTCGTCATCGGCAAGATCGCCCGGCTGTTTCATCTGAAAGGGCACGAGTTTGTCCTGGCCGCCGCCAAGCGAGTGATCGAGGCTGTTCCGAACGTCCGCTTTCTCTGGATCGGCGACGGGCTGCTTCATGACAAGTACGTCGAAGAGATTAGCGCCGCCGGCCTGACCGACCACTTCCAGTTGGCCGGGCTCGTTCCGCCGACCGACATCCCGAAGTACTGCGGGGCGATGGATATCCTGGTCCACGCCAGTCTGCGGGAAGGGTTGGCCCGGGCACTGCCGCAGGCGCTCCTCTCGGGCAAACCGGCAGTCAGTTTTGACGTCGACGGGGCCCGCGAAGTGGTCGTCACTGGCGAAACCGGCGAGCTGATCCCCCCCAAAGATGTTGATCAACTGGCCGACGCGCTAATCCGGCTGGCCAGCGACGCCGCCTTGCGACAACGCCTGGGAGAAGAGGGGCGCCGCCGCGCCGCCCAGGTTTTTCCCCATCGGCACATGACCGCCGAGATTCGCAAGACCTACGAGCAGGTCCTGGCCGATAAGTCCTAA
- a CDS encoding serine/threonine protein kinase, with product MLRASQTCQVWEAINDLDRRRVALKALHDKFCRDKEQIQALKHEYDVGHHFDHPLVIHIYEYNIHRNIPYITMECGISRNMKMALREDGENLAYWTPKIISDAAKGLGYIHKLGWIHRDVKPDNFLLDYEGNVKLIDFSIAEKKRSGLSKWFGGSKVQGTRSYMSPEQIKGEALDGRADLYSFGCSIFELMSGKLPYTATSADHLLDKHIRGPIPTLLAANPNVTDEFSTLVARMMAKKKEDRPDDMDTLLRLFQTTKIYKIPPKKPPALAEQDRKALEEIPPVEEETK from the coding sequence ATGCTACGCGCGAGTCAGACATGTCAGGTCTGGGAAGCGATCAACGACTTGGATCGTCGCCGCGTGGCGCTGAAGGCGCTGCACGACAAGTTCTGCCGCGACAAAGAGCAGATCCAAGCGCTGAAGCACGAGTACGACGTCGGCCATCATTTTGACCATCCGCTGGTCATTCATATCTACGAATACAACATCCACCGCAACATTCCGTATATCACCATGGAATGCGGCATCTCACGCAACATGAAAATGGCGCTGCGTGAGGATGGCGAAAACCTCGCCTATTGGACTCCCAAGATCATCTCCGATGCGGCCAAAGGGCTCGGCTACATTCATAAGCTGGGCTGGATCCATCGCGACGTAAAGCCAGACAACTTCCTGCTCGACTACGAAGGAAACGTCAAGCTGATCGACTTCTCAATTGCCGAGAAGAAACGGAGCGGCTTGTCAAAGTGGTTCGGCGGCTCCAAGGTGCAAGGCACCCGCAGCTACATGTCGCCCGAGCAGATCAAAGGCGAAGCGCTCGATGGTCGCGCCGACTTGTACAGCTTCGGCTGCTCGATCTTTGAACTGATGAGCGGCAAGTTGCCCTACACCGCGACCAGCGCCGATCACCTGCTCGACAAACATATCCGCGGTCCGATTCCCACGCTGCTGGCCGCCAACCCCAACGTCACCGACGAGTTCTCAACGCTGGTTGCCCGGATGATGGCGAAGAAAAAAGAGGACCGTCCCGACGACATGGATACGTTGTTGCGTCTTTTTCAAACGACCAAGATCTATAAGATCCCGCCGAAAAAGCCGCCGGCTTTAGCCGAACAAGATCGCAAAGCGCTGGAAGAGATTCCTCCGGTCGAAGAAGAAACCAAATAA
- the truA gene encoding tRNA pseudouridine(38-40) synthase TruA, which translates to MSERTIQLIVSYDGTNYAGWQIQNDQPTIQESIEKALLSITGEKIRVTGSGRTDSGVHAIGQVVSFKTQSQLSADVLRRALNAELPADIVVRSSRNAASHFNAIDCATKKRYRYLLQEGRINDVFSRQYAWFVKKELDLPAMQAAAQHLIGEHDFASFEAAGSERLSTVRHVYDLQVAKSERHEFDKLAIEVEANGFLYNMVRIIVGTLVEVGKGKRPPEWVAEVLAAKDRTIGGMTAPAHGLYLLRVDYPESCWLD; encoded by the coding sequence ATGTCTGAGCGAACGATCCAACTCATCGTCTCTTACGACGGAACCAACTACGCCGGTTGGCAGATTCAGAACGACCAGCCGACGATTCAGGAGTCGATTGAAAAAGCGCTACTCTCGATTACCGGTGAGAAGATTCGCGTCACCGGCAGCGGACGCACCGACTCGGGCGTGCACGCGATCGGCCAGGTCGTCAGCTTCAAGACGCAGTCGCAACTCTCGGCCGACGTGTTGCGACGGGCGCTCAACGCCGAGTTGCCGGCTGATATCGTCGTCCGCAGTTCGCGTAACGCGGCGTCCCATTTCAACGCCATCGACTGCGCGACCAAAAAGCGATATCGCTATCTACTGCAGGAAGGGCGGATCAACGACGTCTTCTCGCGGCAGTACGCTTGGTTCGTGAAGAAAGAGCTCGACTTGCCGGCGATGCAGGCCGCCGCCCAGCACCTGATTGGCGAGCATGACTTCGCCAGTTTTGAAGCGGCCGGATCCGAGCGGCTTTCGACCGTGCGCCACGTCTACGATCTGCAGGTCGCCAAGAGCGAGCGGCACGAGTTCGACAAGCTGGCGATCGAGGTCGAAGCGAACGGTTTCTTGTACAACATGGTCCGCATCATCGTCGGTACGCTGGTCGAAGTGGGCAAGGGGAAGCGCCCGCCGGAGTGGGTCGCCGAAGTCCTGGCCGCCAAAGACCGCACCATCGGCGGGATGACGGCGCCGGCGCATGGGCTATACTTGCTGCGCGTCGATTATCCTGAAAGTTGTTGGCTCGATTAA
- a CDS encoding aspartate-semialdehyde dehydrogenase yields MYENIGIVGATGAVGSIIRQLLEERNFPYKTITFLASKRSAGTTLTFKGEEHTVVELTPEAFDNLDLVIGSTPDETAKDFAPWATERGCVVIDESGYWRMDPSVPLIVPEVNPEAIKDHKGLISSPNCSTTQMVVAMKPLHEAAKIRRVVVSTYQATSGAGVAGQAELVDSSRASLDGQEYERKAFAHPIAFNLIPQIGSLKHEGYTSEEIKMVYETRKIFGDESLQVCPTCVRVPVTNCHSESILVETEKPLSAEEATQLFRDFPGITVIDDLANGQYPMPLSCSGEDDVYIGRIRKDLSCENGITFWCVSDNLRKGAATNAVQIAELLVNSAAAV; encoded by the coding sequence GTGTACGAGAACATCGGAATCGTTGGGGCCACCGGGGCCGTCGGTAGTATCATTCGCCAGTTACTGGAAGAACGAAACTTTCCTTACAAGACGATCACGTTTCTCGCATCCAAACGTTCGGCAGGCACGACGCTGACGTTCAAAGGCGAAGAACACACCGTCGTCGAACTTACGCCCGAGGCGTTTGACAATCTCGACCTGGTCATCGGCAGCACCCCGGACGAAACCGCCAAGGATTTCGCGCCGTGGGCGACCGAGCGGGGCTGCGTCGTCATCGACGAAAGCGGTTACTGGCGGATGGATCCCTCGGTGCCGCTGATCGTGCCGGAAGTGAACCCGGAAGCGATCAAGGATCACAAGGGGCTGATCTCGAGCCCCAACTGCTCGACCACGCAGATGGTCGTCGCCATGAAGCCGTTGCATGAAGCGGCCAAGATTCGCCGCGTCGTCGTCTCGACTTATCAGGCGACCAGCGGAGCAGGGGTTGCCGGTCAAGCCGAACTGGTCGACAGTTCGCGAGCCTCGCTCGACGGTCAAGAATACGAGCGCAAAGCGTTCGCCCACCCGATCGCCTTCAACCTGATCCCGCAGATCGGCAGCTTGAAGCACGAAGGGTACACCTCCGAAGAAATAAAGATGGTCTACGAGACCCGCAAGATCTTCGGCGACGAGTCGCTCCAGGTTTGCCCGACCTGCGTTCGCGTACCGGTCACCAACTGCCACAGCGAAAGCATCCTGGTCGAAACCGAGAAACCGCTTTCGGCCGAAGAAGCGACGCAGTTGTTCCGCGACTTCCCCGGCATCACGGTGATCGACGACCTGGCCAACGGTCAGTACCCGATGCCGCTAAGCTGCAGTGGCGAAGACGACGTCTACATCGGCCGCATCCGCAAAGACCTGTCGTGCGAAAACGGCATCACCTTCTGGTGCGTTAGCGACAACCTCCGCAAAGGCGCCGCGACCAACGCCGTGCAAATCGCGGAACTGCTGGTCAACTCGGCCGCCGCGGTTTAA
- a CDS encoding CvpA family protein translates to MANGYDVLMVIVLLGATAWGLYKGMAWQIASFASIFASYVLSVQLREPVAALFPMEPPWNKLAAMLALYVGCSLVVWVGFRFISKTIESMKLKDFDRQVGALLGAAKGALLCIIITMFAVAFATGDRRQEIVSSRSGYYISRVIDKAQAIMPQEVHAAVKPYIDNFQQQIGEQPSITTANILPGGGQDPAAPATNAPVGGQQPGEFQPIPQQWTQNWQQTYGQLKADYGQIQGAVDQALQNPQQTTQPYVNQFQQNLRDQVQQQIDQRWGPASQGYQQQPSYAPQGYQQPMYQQPNYAPQPNYPQQAPPQGYYPQGYLPQPNGGQYRRY, encoded by the coding sequence ATGGCGAATGGATACGACGTATTGATGGTGATTGTGCTGCTCGGGGCGACTGCCTGGGGTTTGTACAAAGGAATGGCGTGGCAGATCGCCTCGTTCGCGTCGATTTTCGCCAGCTACGTTCTGTCGGTCCAACTGCGTGAGCCGGTCGCCGCCCTCTTTCCGATGGAGCCGCCGTGGAACAAGCTGGCCGCGATGCTAGCACTTTACGTCGGCTGCTCGCTGGTCGTCTGGGTCGGTTTTCGCTTTATCTCGAAGACGATCGAAAGCATGAAGCTAAAGGACTTCGATCGTCAGGTCGGCGCTTTGCTGGGCGCGGCCAAAGGCGCCCTGCTGTGCATCATCATCACGATGTTCGCCGTCGCCTTCGCCACCGGCGATCGCCGACAAGAGATCGTGTCGTCGAGGTCGGGCTACTATATCTCTCGCGTGATCGACAAAGCGCAAGCGATCATGCCGCAGGAAGTTCACGCGGCTGTGAAGCCGTACATCGATAATTTCCAGCAGCAGATTGGCGAACAGCCGTCGATCACCACCGCCAATATCTTGCCTGGCGGCGGCCAGGATCCGGCTGCTCCAGCGACGAATGCTCCGGTGGGCGGACAGCAGCCGGGCGAGTTCCAGCCGATTCCTCAGCAATGGACGCAGAACTGGCAGCAGACCTATGGTCAGCTGAAGGCGGACTATGGCCAGATCCAAGGCGCCGTCGATCAGGCTCTTCAGAATCCGCAGCAAACGACCCAGCCGTACGTGAACCAGTTTCAGCAGAACCTGCGTGATCAAGTGCAGCAGCAAATCGATCAGCGCTGGGGCCCGGCTTCGCAAGGTTATCAACAGCAACCGAGCTACGCTCCGCAAGGCTATCAACAGCCGATGTACCAGCAGCCCAATTACGCGCCGCAGCCGAACTATCCGCAGCAGGCGCCGCCGCAAGGTTATTATCCCCAGGGCTATCTTCCGCAGCCCAACGGCGGGCAATATCGGCGGTACTAA
- a CDS encoding metal-dependent hydrolase, with product MAGFNTHITTSTIVGIGYGAAAYVFMPEVANGETVTITTCMLTAGLCSIAGILPDLDSGSGRPVKEISAFVAAMAPMLMIDRFRRFGMGPEEIALAGAIIYMVIRFGVAEVFKKYTKHRGMWHSIPAAISVALVAFLVVSGERLDVRLLKASAVFLGFMVHLTLDEIWSVEWHGVMPRFKKSFGTAIKFWNPNSMWSNFSTYSKLAILVMAAVGDPILMQQYHLHRTPEEMQAAAPGTVPTQPPEIATEPLTFPITR from the coding sequence ATGGCCGGTTTCAACACCCACATCACGACCAGCACCATCGTCGGCATTGGCTATGGCGCCGCGGCCTACGTCTTTATGCCGGAAGTCGCCAATGGCGAAACCGTCACGATCACCACCTGCATGCTGACCGCCGGACTCTGCAGCATCGCCGGCATCTTGCCCGACCTCGACAGCGGATCGGGCCGCCCGGTGAAAGAGATCTCGGCCTTCGTCGCCGCGATGGCGCCGATGTTGATGATCGACCGCTTTCGGCGATTCGGCATGGGGCCGGAAGAGATCGCGCTGGCCGGCGCCATCATCTATATGGTGATCCGCTTCGGCGTCGCCGAGGTCTTTAAGAAATACACCAAGCATCGCGGCATGTGGCACAGCATCCCGGCCGCCATCAGCGTTGCGCTCGTGGCGTTTCTGGTCGTCTCGGGCGAACGGCTCGACGTGCGGCTATTGAAAGCGAGCGCCGTTTTCCTTGGTTTCATGGTGCACCTGACCCTGGACGAGATATGGAGCGTCGAATGGCATGGAGTGATGCCGCGCTTCAAGAAGTCGTTCGGTACCGCGATCAAGTTCTGGAACCCCAACAGCATGTGGTCGAACTTCTCGACCTATTCCAAGCTGGCGATCCTGGTGATGGCCGCGGTCGGCGATCCGATTCTCATGCAACAATACCATCTACATCGCACGCCGGAAGAAATGCAGGCCGCAGCTCCTGGGACTGTGCCGACGCAACCGCCGGAAATCGCGACCGAGCCGTTGACCTTTCCGATCACCCGCTGA
- the dtd gene encoding D-aminoacyl-tRNA deacylase encodes MRAVVQRVSSASVRVDGEVVGQIERGLLVLLGVEPEDGAADVAYIADKTANLRIFEDDAGKMNLSVVDIGGAVLAVSQFTLLGDCRKGRRPGFTGAAPPELANALYEEYVAAVRNLGLPVETGIFRADMKVSLINDGPVTLLLDSGKKF; translated from the coding sequence GTGAGAGCGGTTGTGCAGCGAGTTTCTTCCGCCAGCGTTCGTGTTGATGGCGAAGTGGTTGGCCAGATAGAGCGCGGCTTGTTGGTGCTATTGGGCGTCGAGCCGGAAGATGGCGCGGCCGACGTCGCTTACATCGCGGACAAGACGGCCAACTTGCGGATCTTTGAAGATGACGCCGGCAAGATGAATCTCTCGGTCGTCGACATCGGCGGCGCGGTCTTGGCGGTCAGTCAGTTCACGCTGCTAGGCGACTGTCGCAAAGGGCGTCGGCCCGGCTTCACCGGCGCGGCGCCGCCTGAGTTGGCCAACGCGCTGTACGAAGAGTATGTCGCCGCCGTGCGGAATTTGGGGCTGCCGGTCGAGACCGGGATCTTTCGCGCTGATATGAAAGTGTCGCTGATCAACGACGGGCCGGTGACGTTGCTGCTTGATAGCGGCAAAAAGTTTTGA
- a CDS encoding acetyl-CoA carboxylase carboxyltransferase subunit alpha, giving the protein MAARIYLGFEEPIERLEKQLHDLEARKDDSAETQEEIRSLKREIADKTKSIYENLSAWQTVEVARHQQRPQSADYLNLVFDEFVELHGDRKFGDDRALRTGFAKLDAFKVMFMGHFKGRNLKERSECYFGCAHPEGYRKAITKMQMAEKYQIPVISFIDTPGAYPGVGAEERGQAMAVADAMFAMSRLRTPVICVVIGEGGSGGALGIGVGDRVAMLQHSYYSVISPEGCAGILWKSHQFKEKAADALRFTSKYLPQFGVVDDVIEEPLGGAHRDHRQMAARLKMYLLKTLKELNGTEPDALVQQRYDKFRKMGEFLERESAEAEATA; this is encoded by the coding sequence ATGGCCGCCAGAATTTACCTCGGTTTTGAAGAGCCGATCGAACGCCTCGAAAAGCAACTGCACGACCTCGAAGCGAGAAAAGACGACAGCGCCGAAACGCAAGAAGAGATTCGTTCGCTGAAGCGCGAGATCGCCGACAAGACGAAGTCGATCTACGAGAACCTCTCGGCCTGGCAAACCGTCGAAGTCGCTCGTCACCAACAACGCCCGCAATCGGCCGACTACTTGAACCTGGTGTTCGATGAGTTCGTCGAGTTGCATGGCGATCGCAAGTTTGGCGACGACCGCGCGCTGCGAACCGGCTTCGCCAAACTCGACGCGTTCAAGGTGATGTTCATGGGTCACTTCAAGGGTCGCAACTTGAAGGAACGGAGCGAGTGCTACTTCGGTTGCGCTCACCCCGAAGGCTACCGCAAAGCGATCACCAAGATGCAGATGGCCGAGAAGTACCAGATCCCGGTCATCTCGTTCATCGACACCCCTGGCGCCTACCCCGGCGTCGGCGCCGAAGAACGCGGTCAGGCGATGGCCGTGGCCGACGCGATGTTCGCCATGTCGCGGCTTCGCACCCCGGTGATCTGCGTCGTGATCGGCGAAGGCGGCTCTGGCGGCGCCCTGGGTATTGGCGTCGGCGATCGCGTGGCGATGCTGCAGCACTCCTACTACTCCGTCATTTCGCCCGAAGGCTGTGCCGGCATTCTTTGGAAGAGCCACCAATTTAAAGAGAAAGCGGCCGACGCCCTTCGCTTCACTTCCAAGTACCTGCCGCAGTTCGGCGTGGTTGACGACGTGATTGAAGAACCGCTCGGCGGCGCCCATCGCGATCACCGTCAGATGGCGGCTCGCTTGAAGATGTACCTGCTGAAGACCCTCAAAGAACTGAACGGCACCGAACCCGACGCCCTGGTCCAGCAGCGCTACGACAAGTTCCGCAAGATGGGCGAATTCCTGGAACGAGAATCGGCCGAAGCGGAAGCGACCGCCTAA